A region from the Nitrosopumilus sp. genome encodes:
- a CDS encoding CBS domain-containing protein, with protein sequence MVEDSPVAEKSLEELLPETLDYSLCITIEKGKEVWVVSGMLVQYLESVTDSVVVKDGEKMIGVIGGKEIMENILKNPSRDLFYGTKVEDIMEKNPVLVSNQTKYKDLMSKWKERGRAFAILKNRWNHYSAISAKKILEIGMRCKTNLSILDIPKKPAVTYKPDEPLGKIINSMFENKTRKILLEDSYKYINDRIIIETISEKMKYLKDIDNFLDIPANTIEPEEARVIFSDLKINEVSAMMYDMEHPYVIYKDWIVTPWDICNVLLSKEITKYNV encoded by the coding sequence ATGGTGGAAGACTCTCCTGTTGCAGAAAAATCACTTGAAGAATTACTTCCTGAGACACTGGACTATTCTTTGTGCATTACTATAGAAAAAGGAAAAGAAGTATGGGTAGTATCTGGAATGTTGGTTCAATATTTGGAATCAGTAACAGATTCTGTCGTAGTAAAAGATGGAGAAAAGATGATCGGAGTAATTGGAGGAAAAGAGATTATGGAAAATATTTTGAAAAATCCTTCACGGGATTTGTTTTATGGCACCAAAGTTGAAGATATTATGGAAAAAAATCCGGTTCTCGTGTCTAACCAAACAAAATACAAGGATTTGATGTCAAAATGGAAAGAAAGAGGTAGAGCATTTGCTATTCTTAAAAATCGTTGGAACCACTATTCAGCAATATCGGCAAAAAAAATCCTAGAAATTGGAATGAGATGCAAAACAAATCTTTCTATTCTAGACATTCCAAAAAAACCGGCTGTTACATACAAACCAGATGAACCTCTAGGAAAAATCATTAATTCAATGTTTGAAAACAAAACAAGAAAAATTCTTCTTGAAGATTCTTACAAGTACATCAATGACAGAATAATAATAGAAACAATATCCGAAAAGATGAAGTATCTAAAAGATATTGATAATTTTCTTGACATTCCAGCGAATACAATTGAACCTGAAGAAGCAAGAGTAATTTTTAGTGATTTGAAGATAAATGAAGTTTCAGCCATGATGTACGATATGGAGCATCCTTATGTGATTTACAAAGATTGGATTGTTACTCCATGGGATATTTGTAATGTGTTACTCTCAAAGGAAATTACCAAGTATAATGTCTAA
- a CDS encoding CBS domain-containing protein codes for MTSLSGLTLEQLFPDTLTDTNCVYIDKSREVWVATEMCAQYIESNVDAIAVKGEDNKPIGIVGGFDILDCIRKNPTRDFQYERKVGEIMFRGVPQVGLTTTLKDLLETWKESRRAFALIPNGSGDYSPISARKMLEIGMRCKTNLSISSLPKKETITFHHDDSLGDVVESMFANNARKVLLENSNQFISDRMILGEISRILNFQKDVDNLLDVPVKQIKLEHVREVKEDLRLEQFCSIMDKMDHPFVVYKGNIITPWDVCVTLLSEELSTTAFGERYRKTRTCPHCGKEID; via the coding sequence ATGACAAGCCTTTCCGGATTAACATTAGAACAATTATTTCCAGACACACTTACTGATACTAACTGTGTATACATCGACAAGAGTAGAGAAGTTTGGGTTGCAACAGAGATGTGTGCTCAATATATTGAATCCAATGTGGATGCCATAGCAGTTAAAGGTGAAGATAACAAACCTATTGGTATAGTAGGCGGTTTTGATATTTTAGATTGTATTAGAAAAAATCCAACTCGGGATTTTCAGTATGAACGTAAAGTAGGTGAAATAATGTTTAGAGGAGTGCCACAGGTTGGATTAACTACAACACTCAAGGATCTACTCGAAACCTGGAAAGAATCACGGAGGGCTTTTGCGCTTATTCCTAACGGTTCAGGGGATTATTCTCCCATTTCTGCTAGAAAAATGCTAGAAATTGGAATGAGGTGTAAAACAAATCTTTCTATTTCATCACTACCAAAAAAGGAAACTATTACCTTTCATCATGATGATTCTTTAGGAGATGTAGTAGAGTCAATGTTTGCAAATAATGCAAGAAAGGTTCTCTTAGAAAATTCAAACCAATTCATCAGTGATAGAATGATACTAGGTGAAATCTCAAGGATACTAAACTTCCAAAAAGATGTGGATAATCTCCTAGATGTTCCAGTAAAGCAAATTAAATTGGAACACGTTAGAGAAGTCAAAGAAGATCTTAGACTAGAACAATTTTGTTCTATAATGGACAAAATGGATCATCCTTTTGTTGTCTATAAAGGAAACATAATTACACCCTGGGATGTGTGCGTTACTTTGCTATCTGAAGAACTGTCCACAACAGCATTTGGTGAGAGGTATCGAAAGACTAGAACTTGCCCTCATTGCGGAAAAGAGATAGATTAG
- a CDS encoding class I SAM-dependent methyltransferase gives MTITKEKRNDLLELSKGDTVVELGCGTGLNFSLVLDKIGTEGKIISVDITDKMLEQTQKRVKENGWKNVELVQSDIAEYDFPDNVDGIFSTGAIQYCKDYDKVIKKGYDALKREKFCNIGF, from the coding sequence ATGACTATCACAAAAGAGAAAAGAAATGATTTGCTCGAATTGTCAAAAGGAGATACAGTTGTAGAACTTGGTTGTGGGACAGGATTGAACTTTTCTCTTGTGTTGGATAAAATTGGTACCGAAGGAAAGATAATCAGTGTGGATATTACTGACAAAATGCTTGAACAAACACAAAAAAGAGTAAAAGAAAATGGATGGAAAAATGTCGAATTAGTACAAAGCGATATTGCAGAATATGATTTTCCAGATAATGTTGATGGTATTTTTTCTACTGGTGCGATTCAATATTGTAAAGACTATGACAAGGTTATCAAGAAAGGTTATGATGCACTGAAAAGAGAAAAATTTTGTAATATTGGATTTTAA